The stretch of DNA GAAATGGTAATAACATTACAAAAGGCTCCGTTACATTGAATAATGCCGATGCTAAGCACTATGGATATCAAGGGACCTGGTCGGTGGATTGGTCAAAACCACCTTTGGCTCCAGACCCCAAAGGCATGGTGCCTCCTAATTTGAATAATACCCTGTATTTAACATGGAGACCAGCCTCAAACTATGGAGTCTATACATTGGATCCTCAGAGAAAGGGTGAGTTGGTCCCCAACTCTATTTGGGTGTCTGGATCTGCATTAAGAACATTTACTAATGGATTGAAAGAACATTTCGTCTCCCGAGATGTCGGGTTTGTTGCCTCCCTTCAGGCCCTAGGCGACTATATTCTGAATTACGTACAAGATGATCGTGATGGGTTTCTCGCTAGGTACGGGGGCTTTCAGGCAGTTGCGGCTTCTCATTATGAAAATGGGGGAATATTTGGGGTGGCCTTCGGGCAGCTTTATGGTCAGACTAAGAGCCGGTTATGGCATTCTAAAGATGCCGGGAACATTACCATGTTGTCCTGCTTCGGAAGGAGCTATATTGATATTAAAGGAACGGAAACCGTTGTGTATTGGGAGAGTGCCTATGGATATTCTGTTCATAGAATGCATACCCAGTATTTCAACAACATTACGCAGAAATTTGAGCATTCGAAATGCCGTTGGCATAACAACAGTTATTACGCATTTGTGGGTGCGGAGCATAATTTCTTAGAGTATTGCATTCCTACTCGTCAGTTAGCTAGGGACTATGATCTTACAGGGTTTATGCGTTTTGAAATGTCGGGAGGGTGGTCGAGTGCTTCCAGAGAAACAGGTGCCTTGCCTAGATACTTTGGTCGAGGATCTGGGCATAATATGTCTCTTCCCATCGGAGTGGTAGCGCATGCGGTTTCTCATGTACGGAGATCGCCTCCATCGACATTGACGATGAATATTGGATATCGACCAGATATTTGGCGGGTAACTCCCCATTGTAATATGGAAATTCTTGCTAATGGAGTGACCACTCCTATACAGGGATCTTCTCTAGCTCGCCATGCCTTTTTCTTAGAAGTGCATGACACATTGTATATTCATCATTTAGGCCGAGCTTATATGAATTATTCTCTGGATGCTCGTCATCGACAAACTACGCATTTCGTATCCTTGGGATTAAATCGTATCTTCTAACATTGGAAAGTTCAGAGCTGCAAAACTCTGAGCTTTCTGAGTCCTCTGTTCTAAATTCTTAGAAAAGAGGAATCTTTTCCCCTCGAGAAGATTTCTGAGTTTGCCTGGGTGCAAGTTCCGCGGACCCACCGAATTTTTGTTCTTTCGCCTATAGCTTTAATAACATAGTGAGCATAATATCCTGCCAAGTGTTGAAAGCGGCCGATGTTCAAGGAGCTTTTCTAGACACAATCCTTGTCCATAGGGGGAGGCTACTTCCACATTTAAGCTTTAGAACAGTTATTCCGAAGCCATTTCATGTTCGGAATGATCTTCGGTACTAGTTATGGATTGTTATGAAAAAGTATTATTTTACCGCTATTTTAGGTGTATTGTTTTCCTCGTTGAATCCTTGTTACGGTAATTGTTACAGGAATAATCTTTCTGCAGATACCCTTGTTCGCAAGCACCATAAGTCTGGGATTATTTTTTCTGGTTCTTCGCATCAGTGTTTAACACGAGAGATCTGTTCTTTCTTACGGACCTCTCCAGGAAATATAGATATAGGGAGATTCCCTGATGGAGAGCTTCGGGTACAGATACAGGATGATGTCTTGGGGCGTGATGTATTTATTGTACAGTCGTTCAGTAATCGTCCAGATGAGACTTTGTTCGAAACGTTTGTGATGGCAGATGCTTTGAAGCGCGCACGAGCCAAGAGTATCACAGTAATTAGCCCTTATCTTCCCTACTCGCGGCAAGATAAGCTCACTGGTACTGGCCAGCCATTAACGGCTAAGCTCGTTGCGAATCTTCTTGCTCGTTCTGGGGTAACGAGACTCATCACTTTCGATTTGCATGCTCCACAAATTGAAGGTTTTTATGATGTTGAAGTGATACATTTGCATGGGCAGAAGCTTTTAGGCGATACCTTTAGAACTGTCTCAGAGGACAAGGAGTTTGTCATTGTTGCTCCAGATATCGGAGCCAGCAAGCTTGCTTCCGCTGCAGCTAAGATGCTTGGCGTTGATGTCGTTTCGATTTCTAAAGAAAGGGTTAATCCGACCACAACCAAAATGATCTTGCTGGGGGATGTTAAAGGTAAAAATATCTTGATCATTGATGATATGAGTTCCACAGGGGGAACCTTAGTGGAGGCAGCTAAATTGTGTCGTGATCACGGAGCTCGAAAAATTTCCGCAGCAGTCACTCATGGGCTACTTACTCAGAATGCTGTGGAAAAAATTGTAGCAAGTGGAATGGATTATTTTATCATGACGGATACAGTCGATCTTCCTTCACATTTGCCTAATAATTTTATACGAGCGTCTATTGCTTCTCTTATTGCTCAAGAGCTTGTTGCTATTACAGAGTTTTAATTGAAATCTGCCGCGAGCTTCTTTCGCGGCTTTCCGTTTTTTGTATTCCAGCCAAGAGTCTCCTTGTAAAGGACACAGAGCAAAGGAAAGGTTTTGTAAAGAGCTCTTGTTGTAGCATGTTAATTTTTTTAAGACGTTTTTCTCTCTTCTTATCTAGGAAGTTAAAAAAAGGACTGCTAAGCAAGCTTTTTAATCGTAAAAGAATACCCCCATTCTCAGGTAAAATGACCTTAGTTTTTTTTTATTAATGAAACTCAAGGTGAATACATGGTTTGTCCTGTACGAAGTTGCTGGCCCTGCTGTCGAAGCTCTTCCGACGTATCTCAAGATGAAAACATTCCTTTCAAAGAGCCTCTTGAAGAGGCCATATTCCAAGCTGTGCAAACTTGTTTGACGGTGGCTAAGCATACCGAGAGGGCTAAGATTTATAATCAGAACAAGGGGCGTCATCGAGTAAGTTGTTGGCAGAGCTTGAAACGCTTTTTGTGTTGTTGTTGTGCTGCAGAAGAGGCTAAAGGAAGTTTAACAGATCTTGGGTTATGGATGCAGGAGCATATAAGCTCTCATGGAATATTGATTGTAGGCCTTGCGGTACATGACTCCGGAGTGCCATGGGAAAACATCCTCGCAGGAGAAACACTTTCTCCAGGAGAAAAGTGTATGTTGGAAGAGGCTTTGGTGAACAGCGGCGTGAGATGGGCAGAGTTAATGCTGCAAAATTGGGATAACACGTTCCCGGGTTATGGGAGATCTGGAGGAAAATTTTCCCCTAGAGCGCAGGAAGAATTGCTTACTACATTCCGAGAAAGAGTGGGCCTCAGTGAGCTCACAGACGTTTTGGCTTTGCAACGTTTTTGCAAAAGATGTTAGGGAATGTTTTTCCCTTTTTGGTGATAAAAAATGAAAAGCCTTAGAGAGTAATCTCTAAGACTTTTCACCAGGATCCAAAGGCAGCGCTTGGATAAGGAGCTAGAACCTGTAAGTGGTTCCCAAATCTAGGGAGTAACTATAGCTATGCCCTCGCAACATACAAGACACATTTAACAAGGTCTGAAGCCTGTGTAGGGCTCGTTGATTCGTAAGCCGGAACATCCAGGCCCTCGAATCTAAGTTTGCCATAGGAGCGTCCCAAGTGACGGCATTTTTGAGTAACGTTACAGGCCCTGACTCCGCGCTGCGCTTCAGGTCCTGAATGTAGGCTCCTAGAAAGTGATAGTAGTTTCGCGTTTTCAGAGATTTTTTTTCAAATGATATTCCTACAGGGAGAGAAATATTTGTGAAAGAGCTGTCAGAAAAGGCTCGAGCTTCTCCCAGACTCTCTTCGAACCCATCTTGTTTCCCAGAAAATCCTTGCAGCTTAGAGAAAATAGAGAAAGAACTAAAAAGCCCGGAACCATTAGATACAATAGGAATTGCTGCACCGATCTCTCCTGAGATAGCGACACTGTGCCACGTTCCAAAGCCTTTCTTGGAAAACGATCGATAGTTTGTTTTCAGGTCATGAATACTTTCGTTGTAGCATGCTTGCGCGGA from Chlamydia suis encodes:
- a CDS encoding ribose-phosphate diphosphokinase, coding for MKKYYFTAILGVLFSSLNPCYGNCYRNNLSADTLVRKHHKSGIIFSGSSHQCLTREICSFLRTSPGNIDIGRFPDGELRVQIQDDVLGRDVFIVQSFSNRPDETLFETFVMADALKRARAKSITVISPYLPYSRQDKLTGTGQPLTAKLVANLLARSGVTRLITFDLHAPQIEGFYDVEVIHLHGQKLLGDTFRTVSEDKEFVIVAPDIGASKLASAAAKMLGVDVVSISKERVNPTTTKMILLGDVKGKNILIIDDMSSTGGTLVEAAKLCRDHGARKISAAVTHGLLTQNAVEKIVASGMDYFIMTDTVDLPSHLPNNFIRASIASLIAQELVAITEF